A stretch of DNA from Cannabis sativa cultivar Pink pepper isolate KNU-18-1 chromosome X, ASM2916894v1, whole genome shotgun sequence:
agaatataacttaaatattattactattaaaaattaaacttaagtatttatccaACAgtaagttaaacttaagtatttacgtCGCAAAatactcattatttaaagaccATTCAAATTCTTTtcttactttttcttttcttttttatgcaatttttttttcaaacctcAAAATTTAGGGACTTTTACACCACActgaaattttcctttttttttctttttttttgttttaaaaaaaaaatattgtatactATGTTAAGTTTTAactgttatttttaattattctatttagtattttacagttgttttataaaaaagatagtatttttgtaaaagtttctGCGTAGTAGTAAAATTATATACTTTTGTCTaaaatccagtatttttgtaaaaatccaAATCCTATTAACATATAAGCCCAGATTGAAAGGATATTGGGCTTTGGTGAGGCCCAAAATCCACAAAATAGAGATagagaagagagaagaagaagaagagaaatagGATAAGAAAAGGAAATCAGGAGAGTGAATGTTATGCTCTGGTGAGCTGAGTCTTTGTTTGGAGTCataacaaagaagaagaagaagaaaaaaatgtcAACAACTATGTCCTCCACCATTTCCTTCTCAGTCGGAACCCTGTTCaacaaacccaaacccaattTCACCCTGCGCTCCTCCTTCCTCGGTCCTCCTCCCAAACTCCACCTCAAAACGACACCGTCCTCGTCAAAATTCACCATGAGCGTCGAGGCCGGCATCGGATTAATGGCCACCAAGCTAGGCATGATGAGTTTCTTCGAGTCCGACGGCAAGGTCGTTCCCGTAACCGTCGTCGGCTTCAAGGAAGGCAACATTGTCACCCAGGTCAAGACCCAGGCCACGGATGGATACGACGCCGTTCAGGTGGGATACCGCCGTGTGAGGGACCGGAAACTGACCAAGCCGGAGATGGGTCATCTAGAGAAGGCCGGAGCTATCCCTATGCGCCATCTACAGGAGTTTCGGCTGCAATCGGTGGAGGGGTTCGAGGCGAACCAGAAGCTGGTGTTGGAGGAGCTTTTCAAGGAAGGGGATTTGGTCGATGTTTCGGGGACGACGATTGGGAAAGGGTTTCAGGGTGGTATCAAACGTCATCACTTCAAGAGGGGTCTGATGACTCATGGGTCCAAAAGCCATAGAGCTCTGGGTTCCATTGGAGCTGGAACCACTCCTGGTAGAGTTTACAAGGGGAAGAAGATGCCTGGTCGAATGGGAGGGACTAAGCGTAAGATTCGAAAGCTCAAAATTGTAAAGATCGATAAAGAACTCAATGTTGTTATGATCAAAGGCGCTCTTCCTGGAAAGCCTGGTAATCTTCTCAGGATTACACCTGCTAAGATTGTTGGCGTAAACATTCCCAAgaactaatttttatttttaatttctttcacTTTTCTTCCTTTGTTTGTATAACATTTTGAGAATTCATAGTTGATAGTTGTTGTTTATTAATCAAGTCTTTGCTTTCTTTTGTCTGCGTGTTACATTCATATGCCATATGTTATACATCTATCTATTGTGAGAGATTCTAATGACTACGTATACAATGAATGTACAAACTTGTATTTTTAAGATTTCAACTTATCCGTAAGACAACACAAACAAAAGTTCTTACCACTTATTAAAAAGTctcttatttatatatcaaCTATCAATTATAACAATCACCAAGGGAGGGAGCATTGGCTTCAGAACAGCCTATAAAGAAGCAAAAATAGCAGTAGTAAAAGAAAGCTTCCCATCCCAAGCCCAAAGCCATCGTCGTCCGAAGGCGCGGAAGCAGAGACAGAGGAGAATGATGACATAGACATCCCAATTCCAGCTCCAAGTTTGGGGAACAATGTTGAATTCAAGTGTACAAGTAAAACTAAAAGAAGTATAAGTATGGCAAGGATTGATCCCAGTTCTAATAGAGGCATTATTACAGTCTCCCAAAGACAAAGTAAGAATGGTCCAAAAATAACCATTGCCAACACTCCCACCAATAGCAATGGTATCAATGGTGATGGCCCTCTTTCTCCCATTGGAATTTTGAGCTGATATGACTCTAATAACAAAAACAGTTATAGTTATAGAGATCTAATATGATTAGTTGAGCTACGCCAACGACTCTAGTCACTAATACATTTCATTTGTCAGTTATAAACTGGCCGCCAACCATAAAAAACAAGAGTTTCCTACTACGTACTAATTAATATTATACTCTTTTGACAAGTGTAAGATTTCATTATAACACACCTGAGAAAAACGAGACCagttcaaatatatttaattgtgtAAGGTAAATAAATTGTTTAGTCGAGACTTTTTAACATAAGTGACTAATATCATATTAAAAAGAAATGCTGACCAGATAAGTTTTTAAGACTTTGGATACCAAAGAAGATGAACAAGAAAGAAAATTATAGAACCAAATCATTGGGGGTTGAATTGAAACCATATATGCATGAAAAGTCAAATTCTCGCAATAATATATATGAGGAGAAGccaaaa
This window harbors:
- the LOC115697307 gene encoding large ribosomal subunit protein uL3c → MSTTMSSTISFSVGTLFNKPKPNFTLRSSFLGPPPKLHLKTTPSSSKFTMSVEAGIGLMATKLGMMSFFESDGKVVPVTVVGFKEGNIVTQVKTQATDGYDAVQVGYRRVRDRKLTKPEMGHLEKAGAIPMRHLQEFRLQSVEGFEANQKLVLEELFKEGDLVDVSGTTIGKGFQGGIKRHHFKRGLMTHGSKSHRALGSIGAGTTPGRVYKGKKMPGRMGGTKRKIRKLKIVKIDKELNVVMIKGALPGKPGNLLRITPAKIVGVNIPKN